From the genome of Salvelinus namaycush isolate Seneca chromosome 10, SaNama_1.0, whole genome shotgun sequence, one region includes:
- the LOC120054561 gene encoding GDP-L-fucose synthase-like, translating to MMDQSGPMRVLVTGGTGLVGRAIEHVVKEEGGAREGEEWIFLSSKDANLMDMGETQAVFLKHQPTHVIHLAAMVGGLFKNMRANLDFWRNNIYINDNVLQAAHEVDAVRVVSCLSTCIFPDKTSYPINETMIHNGPPHESNFGYSYAKRMIDVHNRAYHQQRGRCYTAVIPTNVFGPHDNFNIEDGHVLPGLIHKAYIAQKEGSPLVVWGSGTPRRQFIYSLDLARLFLWVLREYPEVDPIILSVGEEEEVSIKEAAEAVVEALGFKGQVTYDTTKADGQFKKTASNAKLLRYRPNFTFTPFKQALKETCDWFVANYDTARK from the exons ATGATGGATCAGAGCGGTCCTATGCGGGTGTTGGTGACTGGGGGGACTGGTCTGGTGGGCAGGGCCATAGAACATGTGGTCAAAGAAGAGGGAGGAGCGcgggagggagaggagtggaTCTTCCTCTCCTCTAAGGATGCAAACCTCAT GGACATGGGTGAGACGCAGGCAGTGTTTCTGAAGCATCAGCCCACCCATGTCATCCACCTGGCAGCCATGGTGGGAGGGCTCTTCAAGAACATGAGGGCCAACCTAGACTTCTGG AGGAACAACATCTACATCAATGACAACGTCCTGCAGGCAGCACATGAGGTGGATGCTGTCAGGGTggtctcctgtctctccacctgcATTTTCCCTGATAAGACCAGCTATCCCATCAATGAGACCATG ATCCACAACGGCCCTCCTCACGAGTCTAACTTTGGCTACTCCTATGCTAAGAGAATGATCGATGTCCACAATAG GGCGTATCACCAGCAGCGTGGTAGGTGCTACACAGCAGTGATACCGACCAATGTGTTTGGCCCTCATGATAACTTCAACATCGAGGATGGACATGTACTTCCAGGCCTCATACACAAAGCCTACATTGCTCAGA aggagGGTAGTCCATTGGTGGTGTGGGGCTCAGGAACTCCCAGAAGGCAGTTCATCTACTCATTGGATCTGGCTCGTCTCTTCCTCTGGGTGCTGAGAGAGTACCCTGAGGTGGACCCCATCATACTGTCTG ttggtgaggaggaggaggtgtccaTCAAGGAGGCAGCAGAGGCCGTTGTCGAGGCACTGGGGTTCAAAGGTCAAGTGACT TATGACACAACTAAAGCAGACGGTCAGTTCAAGAAGACAGCCAGCAACGCCAAGCTGCTGCGGTACCGCCCCAACTTCACCTTTACCCCCTTCAAACAAG ccttgaagGAGACATGCGATTGGTTCGTGGCCAATTACGACACCGCCCGCAAGTGA